The Melospiza georgiana isolate bMelGeo1 chromosome 31, bMelGeo1.pri, whole genome shotgun sequence genome has a window encoding:
- the GINS4 gene encoding DNA replication complex GINS protein SLD5 isoform X2, translating into MAGAMAAAAGGDSDGESEELVLTPAQLIQSLEQAWLNEKFAPELLESKPEIIECVVEQLDHMEANLKRAKKGDLKVSVHHMEIERIRFVLSSYLRCRLVKIEKFFPHILEKEKSRAEGEPSILSPEEFAFATEYMANTEAYLKNVALKHMPPNLQKVSLLKSVPKPNLDSFVFLRVLERQENILVEPETDEQREYAIDLEEGSQHLIRYRTVAPLVASGAVQLI; encoded by the exons ATGGCGGGAGCGATGGCGGCCGCGGCCGGCGGGGACTCGGACGGGGAGAGCGAGGAGCTGGTGCTGACCCCGGCCCAGCTGatccagagcctggagcag GCCTGGCTCAATGAGAAATTTGCTCCGGAGCTGCTGGAGAGTAAACCTGAAATCATCGAGTGCGTGGTGGAGCAGCTGGACCACATG GAAGCCAACCTGAAACGGGCCAAGAAAGGAGACCTGAAGGTCAGTGTGCACCACATGGAGATCGAGAGGATCCGTTTCGTGCTCAGCAGCTACTTGAGGTGTCGGCTGGTGAAG ATAGAGAAGTTTTTCCCCCACAtcctggagaaggagaagtCTCGAGCTGAAGGGGAGCCCTCCATTCTATCACCAGAGGAGTTTGCTTTTGCCACAGA GTATATGGCAAACACAGAGGCTTACCTGAAAAACGTGGCCCTGAAGCACATGCCACCTAACCTGCAGAAAGTGTCTCTCCTGAAGTCAG TCCCAAAGCCCAACCTGGACTCCTTTGTGTTTCTGCGGGTGCTGGAGCGGCAGGAGAACATCCTGGTGGAGCCAGAGACGGATGAGCAGAG GGAATATGCCATTGATCTGGAGGAGGGCTCGCAGCACCTGATCCGCTACAGAACCGTGGCCCCTCTGGTGGCCTCGGGGGCTGTGCAGCTCATCTGA
- the GINS4 gene encoding DNA replication complex GINS protein SLD5 isoform X1, with amino-acid sequence MPVDLAVRLCLSHSPPIRKLLNSYEELRGNRGRKPLRSCLNQKLSAEPEPERRDKGSKGQKKKQVVFADMKGLSLTAVRFFSKIEEDLCDLQHALSDLAGFRPKKSPLWEAGRYVLDFPQPSANYVAFRNSLHSNLVCLESCVIQGRALSGTVKVQNIEYEKKVMVRITFDGWKSFRDIPCQYMHSTYGSADTDIFTFELTLPKPSISHRAAEFCISFQCGQKTHWDNNHGKNYKICQVGMIRPASCAVKSASRAWEHLGTSGAAALVLSHLQTWRHSETQAPYW; translated from the coding sequence ATGCCCGTGGACCTGGCCGTGCGGCTGTGCCTGAGCCATTCGCCCCCCATCCGCAAACTGCTGAACTCCTACGAGGAGCTGCGGGGCAACCGAGGCCGCAAACCCCTCCGATCCTGTCTCAACCAGAAGCTGAGCGCAGAACCTGAGCCAGAGAGGCGAGACAAGGGCTCCAAGGGCCAGAAGAAGAAGCAGGTTGTGTTTGCTGATATGAAAGGGCTCTCACTGACAGCTGTCCGCTTCTTCTCAAAGATTGAGGAGGACCTCTGTGATTTGCAGCATGCCCTGTCAGACCTTGCTGGTTTCAGACCTAAGAAAAGCCCCCTGTGGGAAGCGGGCAGGTACGTGCTGGACTTCCCACAGCCGTCTGCAAACTATGTGGCTTTCAGGAACAGCCTGCACAGCAACTTGGTGTGCCTGGAGAGCTGTGTGATCCAGGGCCGGGCTCTGTCAGGGACAGTGAAGGTTCAAAACATCGAGTACGAGAAGAAAGTGATGGTCCGTATCACCTTTGATGGCTGGAAGAGCTTCAGGGACATCCCTTGCCAGTACATGCACAGCACGTACGGCTCAGCCGACACGGACATCTTCACTTTTGAGCTTACCCTGCCCAAACCATCCATTTCCCACAGGGCTGCAGAGTTCTGCATCTCCTTCCAGTGTGGACAAAAGACCCACTGGGACAACAACCACGGGAAGAACTACAAGATCTGCCAGGTGGGCATGATCCGCCCTGCCTCCTGTGCTGTGAAGAGcgccagcagggcctgggagcACCTTGGcacctctggggctgctgctctggtgctgTCTCACCTGCAGACCTGGCGGCATTCAGAGACCCAGGCTCCTTATTGGTAG